From a region of the Thiomicrorhabdus sp. genome:
- the nusA gene encoding transcription termination factor NusA has protein sequence MSKEVLAVVEIMANEKGVDKEIIFDAIETALATATRRSHDDEIDVRVSIDRHTGDYETFRRWEVIDDATAIEDNVGWYIREMDAVDEDPNAEIGEYIEEPMESIDFGRIGAQTAKQVIIQKVREAERKKVVEIYEKRVGEILTGQVKRIDRGDVILDMGDNVDAVIMRNQLIGRETFRIGDRVRGYLQEVSFRPRGPQLFMSRACKEMLIELFKIEVPEISDDLIDIMSAARDVGFRAKIAVRANDPRLDPIGACVGMRGGRVQAVTNELAGERIDIILWDPNDAQFVINAMAPAEVTSIMVDEDRHTMDLAVEDEQLSQAIGKNGQNIRLASELTGWELNVMTQTAMAEKHETESKDQVDVFVNALDIDEDFAEVLVSEGFTSVEEVAYVPAAEMLEIDGFDEELVGELKQRAKDALLTQALVAEEKTAMAEPAEDLLALEGMTEEMAKQLASNGVITQEDLAELGTDELLEYVEMDETAAGELILKARAPWFE, from the coding sequence ATGAGTAAAGAAGTATTAGCCGTTGTTGAAATTATGGCCAATGAGAAAGGTGTTGATAAAGAAATCATCTTTGATGCTATTGAAACTGCTTTAGCCACTGCAACCCGAAGAAGTCATGATGATGAAATTGACGTACGTGTTTCTATTGACCGTCATACAGGTGATTATGAAACATTTCGCCGTTGGGAAGTCATTGACGACGCCACAGCAATTGAAGATAACGTTGGTTGGTATATCCGTGAAATGGATGCAGTTGATGAAGATCCTAATGCTGAAATTGGTGAATACATTGAAGAGCCAATGGAATCAATTGATTTTGGTCGTATCGGTGCACAAACCGCTAAACAAGTTATCATCCAGAAAGTGCGTGAAGCTGAGCGTAAAAAAGTTGTAGAGATTTATGAAAAACGTGTTGGTGAAATTTTAACAGGCCAGGTTAAACGTATCGATCGCGGTGATGTCATTCTTGATATGGGTGACAATGTTGATGCGGTGATTATGCGTAACCAATTAATTGGTCGTGAAACATTCCGTATTGGTGATCGTGTTCGTGGTTATTTACAAGAAGTTTCTTTCCGTCCACGTGGACCTCAGTTATTTATGTCTCGTGCTTGTAAAGAGATGTTAATTGAACTGTTTAAGATTGAAGTGCCAGAAATCAGTGATGATTTAATTGATATTATGAGTGCTGCTCGTGATGTTGGTTTCCGTGCAAAAATTGCGGTACGTGCTAATGACCCACGTTTAGATCCGATTGGTGCTTGTGTTGGTATGCGTGGTGGTCGTGTTCAAGCAGTAACAAATGAATTAGCAGGTGAAAGAATCGATATCATTCTTTGGGATCCAAATGATGCTCAGTTTGTTATTAATGCAATGGCACCTGCAGAAGTTACCTCAATCATGGTTGATGAAGATAGACATACTATGGACTTGGCTGTTGAAGATGAGCAGTTATCTCAGGCGATTGGTAAGAACGGGCAAAACATCCGTTTGGCTAGTGAGCTTACTGGTTGGGAACTGAATGTTATGACTCAGACAGCAATGGCTGAGAAACATGAAACTGAATCTAAAGATCAGGTTGATGTATTTGTAAATGCACTAGATATTGATGAAGATTTTGCAGAAGTATTAGTTTCTGAGGGCTTCACTAGTGTGGAAGAAGTGGCTTATGTACCAGCCGCTGAAATGCTTGAGATTGATGGTTTTGATGAAGAGTTAGTTGGTGAATTAAAACAGCGTGCAAAAGATGCATTATTAACTCAAGCACTTGTAGCAGAAGAAAAAACGGCGATGGCCGAACCTGCTGAAGATCTGTTAGCCCTTGAGGGTATGACAGAAGAAATGGCTAAGCAATTAGCTAGTAATGGTGTAATTACTCAAGAAGATCTAGCAGAGCTTGGTACCGATGAGCTACTTGAATATGTAGAAATGGATGAGACGGCTGCTGGAGAATTAATTCTTAAAGCACGTGCACCATGGTTTGAATAA
- the rimP gene encoding ribosome maturation factor RimP: MTIEEKIENALKPTVESMGFDWWGMEYMPAGRHTLLRIFIEKADGTVNSDETYAVCKQISAILDVEDVISSEFRLEVSSPGMDRLLFTPEQFKRYEGQEVQVRSSVSVLGRKRFKGPMSKVTDSGIELEIDGELYEIPFDLIDKANLVPVF; encoded by the coding sequence GTGACGATTGAAGAAAAAATAGAAAATGCGTTAAAACCAACCGTTGAATCAATGGGGTTTGATTGGTGGGGTATGGAATACATGCCTGCTGGTAGACATACGTTATTACGCATATTTATAGAAAAAGCAGACGGTACAGTTAATTCTGATGAAACCTATGCGGTATGTAAGCAAATTAGTGCGATTTTAGATGTTGAAGATGTGATTAGTAGCGAATTTCGCTTAGAGGTTTCTTCACCAGGAATGGATCGTTTGTTATTTACACCTGAACAATTTAAACGCTATGAAGGCCAAGAGGTGCAAGTTCGTAGCAGTGTGTCGGTTTTAGGTAGAAAACGTTTTAAAGGGCCTATGTCAAAAGTAACAGACTCTGGTATTGAATTAGAGATTGATGGTGAATTATATGAGATACCATTTGATTTAATTGATAAAGCCAACCTGGTGCCAGTTTTTTAA